From the genome of Desulfosoma sp.:
GGAAGCCTCAATGAACTGGCCAGGCTGGGCAAGCCCTCCCTGCTGATTCCCAAAGCGAATCTGCCAGGGGACCATCAGGTCATGAATGCGAGAGCTATGAAGCGAGCTCGAGCTGCCGAAGTGCTTTTTGAAGACACGGTGGTGGAAAAGGGAGAACTTCAGGACCGGATTGACGGAGAGGTTTTGGCGGCCAAGATTTTGGAGCTTCTTGATGATGAGGCCGGCCTCAAGGAAATGTCCGAAAAATCCCGTCAATTCTTCAGAAAACAGGCGGCGGCCAGAATTTTGAGTGAACTTTACGGCGATCGCACTTTTGACAACGGCTGGAGCACGCAGCCTTTGGAGACCTTATCCCCTCTCCTCACCAACAATCAGCTCTTACGCCGCTTACAGAAAGTTTACGAAGCCGATCCCACGGGTTATGATCCCGAGCATCTTTCAGGAATTTCGGAAGACCTGGCCTATTATCGTTACAGAGCTGCAGCCTTGCTGGTGCATCCGTCTTGGGCCGTGCGCAACCTGGGTGTGAAACTCATCGGATTGACTCGATATCAAGAAAAAACAGGCACACTGCTTCATATGCTTTTGGATCGTACACCGGCTTCAAGGCTGGAACGCTGGTTCGGCGGTGATTTCAAACAGGTGGGCTTCATTCGCCGCAACGTGATCGCTGCCCTGATGGTGTTGAACCGTCTGGACCCTTCGGTGGAGCAGGCGCTTATGACCGCCATGGAAGATCCCTACTATGAAGTGAGGGCTCAGGCGTGCCGTGCCGTTTCTCATTTCGGCAGGTATTTGGCGGGGAAGGAACCCTGGCTCAAGGTCCTCCTGAAAAAGCTTGACGATCGATGTTTTGAAGTCAAGGTGGAAGCGGCACGGGCTTTGGGGGAAGTGGGAACCGACGGCCGAGCTCTGGAAGCGCTTTTGAAGCTCGGGGAGGCCTTCCATTGGCAAGTGCGTAATGCCGCTTTGATGGGCGTACGCCGACTTATGGAAAGGCAGGTGATTTGGCCGTGCGAAGAGCTTTCTCAAAAATTGAGCCGATTTATTTTGACCGCTCCTGACTTTCGTCCCCATTTCGTCATTCGAGAAAACTTCAATGCGGTGATGCAGCTGTGCCGTCGTCGCGGTTCCATGAGCCGGGCCGCCGACGAGACCGAACCCGGAATTGTTGTCAGGAAAAAGACATGATTTACGAACTGGCTAATGCGATTCTGGAATCATGGCAGGTCTTTTCCTTTTTAAGGCTGATCAATTACCTTACCTTTCGGGCGATCATGGCGGCCCTGACCGGAGCGGCTTTCGTGTTCGTTTTCAGCCGACCTTTTATCCTGCACATGCATAGAAAGGGTTTTCAGGATCAGCATCGGGAAACGGGCCTGGCCACTCACGACAAGAGCGGTACGCCCACCATGGGCGGCGTCTTGATTGTGGGGGCCGTGGTCTTTTCCATGGGCCTATGGGGTAATTGGCGGAATCCTTTTCTGCAATGGCCTATGCTGGCCATGCTCTGGCATGCTCTCATGGGTTTTGCCGATGATTACCGAAAAATCGTCAAAAAAAGCGGAAACAGAGGATTATCGGAGCGCACGAAACTGGCGTTGCAGAGCCTTTTCAGTGGAGGTTTCGCTTGGATCATGGTCGGTCCCCTATCTCCCGTGGGACAGGACATGGCTGTGCGCCTCTATGTTCCTTTTGTCAAGGTTCCTCTCTTCACCCTGCATCCTCTCGTCTACGCGTTGTTCATTTTTCTGTTCGTCATTTTCGTTTCCAATGCCGTCAATATCACCGACGGCCTGGACGGGTTGGCCATCACACCGTCCTTGTTCGTCATGGGCGTGCTTGGCGTGTTTGCTTACGTGCAGGGCAACACCATCTATTCCGCCTACCTTTTTTATCCTTATCTCAAAGGTGTGGGGGAACTTACGGTTTTCGGAGCGGCTTTCATCGGAGCGGGTTTGGGATTTCTTTGGTACAACGCCTATCCGGCCCAGATTTTCATGGGGGATACAGGATCTTTGGCCATCGGAGGGACGATGGCGGTCGTTTCGGTGCTGCTGAAACAGGAATTCCTCTTTCCCATTCTCGGGGGGCTTTTCGTTGCTGAAGCTTTAAGTAGTCAGATTCAGGACAAGATTGGGGTTCGATGGCTGGGGCGCCGTATTTTTTACAGAGCGCCTCTTCACCATGATTTGCAACACCGAGGGATCGCAGAAACCAAAGTGGTTATTCGACTTTGGATCATCTCCGGTCTTCTGGCCCTTGTGGCTTTAGCCACCCTAAAGATCCGCTGAAAAACCACTTAGGAGACTTGGGACTCGAGCATGATTTCAATGCCTACCAGGGTTTCTTGACTCCGGCACTCTTCGGCCCACGCAATCATAGCGGAATCCCAGAGCCTTCATCTGGTCGGGTTCATACACGTTGCGTAGATCCACAAAAACGGGTTCGGCCAAAAGAGACTTCAGGCGAGGCAGATCCAAAGCCCGATACTCGTTCCACTCCGTCAATAAAACCACACAGTGGGCTCCCTTGCAGGCCTCATATGGGGATGAACAATAGATGACTTCCGGAAGCAGTTTGGCGGCTTCCTTCATGGCCTGGGGATCGTGAGCACGCACGATGGCTCCGTGTTCCATGAGCGCCGGAATAATGGTCAAGGCGGGGGCTTCTCGCATGTCGTCGGTTTCCGGTTTAAAGGCCAATCCCAGAACCGCGATGACTTTTCCTGCCTCCGAGCCGCCCAGAGCGGCACGAATCTTTCGAACCATACGCGCTTTTTGCGCCGCGTTGACTTCCACCACCGCTTCTACGATGCGACAGGCCACGCCATGTTCCTGCGCAATTCTTAGAAGCGCCAAAGTGTCCTTTGGAAAACAGGATCCACCGTAACCGGGACCGGGATGCAGGAACTTTTTCCCGATCCTTCCGTCCAGGCCCATGCCTTTGGCCACGGCATGCACGTCGGCTCCCACTTCTTCGCATAGGTTGGCCATTTCATTAATGAAACTGATCTTGGTGGCCAAAAAGGCGTTGGAAGCGTATTTGATGAGTTCCGCTGTTTCAATGGTGGTGATCACAAAAGGGGTTTCAATCAGATAAAGCGGCCGATAGATGGCTCGAAGCCTTTCCTCGGCTCGAGGGCTTTCCACGCCGAGAACAACCCTGTCGGGGCGCATAAAATCAGCGATGGCCGCTCCTTCCCTCAAGAACTCAGGATTACTGGCCACATCGAAATCGGCCTTGGGGTTTTCCTGAGCAATGATGCGTGCCACTTGCCGAGCGGTTCCCACGGGCACCGTGCTTTTGTTGACCACCACGGTGTAATCCCTCAGGCGCGGGGCGATGGCTCGAGCTGCCTCGAACACATAGCTCAGATCCGCATAGCCGTCGCCTCGACGCGAAGCCGGAGTACCCACGGCAATAAAGATCACATCGGCCTCCCCGATATAGGGATCGAACTCAAAGTCAAAGGTTAGCCTTCCGGCGGCGCTGTTTTTTTCCACCATGGGTTGAAGCCCCGGTTCGTAGATGGGCACCTGGCCTTCGCGTAGTCGCTGAATTTTCTGGATGTCAATATCGATGCAGGAGACCTGATGTCCAAATTCCGCAAAACAGGTCCCGCTTACCAAGCCCACGTAGCCCGTCCCGATGACCGCTATTTTCATTGTCTCCTCGTCTTCGAATGCTGTAAGCTTTTTATGAAAGAAACTAACAAACATTAGCGTGCGCCACTTTAGCACAGCCGTTTGAGAAGTGAAGAGCGAAGCCATGCGCCGGTGGTCTTTAAGGACGAAAATCTTTGCGGCCATCGTGGGCGTCACCGCGGTGAGCCTCACGATCACGGCCGGCTTTCTCTTTCGGCATGCAACCCGGTTGGTTCGGTCGAAAACCATCGACGAACTCTCCACGGCATCCGCTACCGTGGCTCATTTTGTGGAACATAATCTGGAAGACGCTTTGCGTCAGCTGGAAACATGCGCCGCGCCTGGCTTGCAAAAACGTTCAGATACAGAGACAAATCCTGAACAAGGCACAGATGTCTCCCTAAAGCCGTCGTTTTTGGCGGTTTCCCGTCATCTTTTTCACACTTTCCCCTGGATCGTGGCGACGGCGTATCGAGATACCAACGGACAAATCCTTCTCAGCCATGGTGATGAACGCCTTCTTGCGACGTCTTTAGAGGCATGCGAGCCTTTGGCTCTTTTTCCCAAAGGTTGTTTCATTCGAGCTTTTGAACAGGCGGATGCGGGAAAGGTGTATGTGGAGCTGGGGTTGAGCCGAATTGAAGGGGGGAGCCCTTGGACCTTTGTTGTGGATATGTCATCCTTGACGGAAACGGCTCCTGTGCCTCAAAGACTTTTCAACGACCTCGTGGTGGTTTTAGGCAAACTGGGCCGTGCCGACACCCTGGTGGTCAAGTCAGCATCATGGGCGGACAAGAAACTTCAAGAGGATTTGGCTGTGAGGCTCGGACAGATCTTTCTGGGCGCTCGAAAGCCGGATCCCGGTTCCATAACGGTTGAAGCCCAAGAAATCTTGGTGGCATTCAGCCACTTGCCCAAGGTTCGGTGGCCTCTTGCCATGGCCGTGCCCTCATCCCATGCCGGCCTTCCTTCCTCGGCCCTGCTTTCGGGTGTGGCCTGGGCTTGCTCCTTGAGTGTCCTGCTTTCCCTGGTGGTGGCCTGGCTTGCCGCTTCGCGCCTCATGCAACCTCTTCGACGTCTTCAGGAGGCTTTTCACGAATTCAGCCAAGGACATTGGAATGTTCAAGTGCCGGTGACGTCCGGGGACGAAATCGCCGAATTGACCGACGGGTTCAACCAAGGGGTGGTGTTTCTGAACACCCAGCACCGAAAGCTCAAGAGATTTCAAACCGTGGTGCATCATGCTCAGGATGCCGTGGTTCTGTGTTCTTCAAAAGGAAGCTTCGTTTATGCGAACCCCTCGGCTTACGAGTTTTTCGGTTTTCAACGTCGAGAAGACATCGTCCTCACGAGACTTCACGACCGAGTCTGCACCGTGGATCGAGAACGATTTGAAAACACCGTCTGGCCGCTCATGCTTCAAGGGCCATGGGAAGGGGAAGTCCATTTTTGTCGTCAGGATGGAAAAGTTCAGGTGGGATGGCTTCGAGCAGGAGTGGTTCCCGAAGGCACCGGTGAACCTAATTTTGTCTACGCCATCATTCGGGATATTACCGATCGAAAGGCGACGGAAGAAGCTTTGCGCACGGCTGAAGAATACTACCGAACCCTGTTTCGAACCAGCCGCGATGCCATTGTGGTGACCGATCCTTCAGAAATCATTGTGGATGTCAACGAGCCCGCTTTTCCCTGTATTTTCGGATACACACGCCAAGAAATTCTGGGGCGTTCCATCATTGATCTCATGGCCGAAGAATCCAGAGCTTCAACGGCGCCTTTTCCGGAGGCCACGAAAGAAGCAGACCGCGTTACCGTCAAATGGCGTCGCAAAGATGGATCCCTCTTTCAAGGCGAGGCCACCTTAAGCACCCTCAAAAATGCCAAGGATCATTGGCTCGGCTATGTGCGCGTGATTCGCGACGTTAGCGAACGAGAAGGCTTTTTGGAAAAATTGGAAAGGGCCTACCAGGATCTTAAGAGTTTGGATGAGTTGAAGGATAAGTTTTTGGCCGGAGTCAGTCACGATCTACGCACACCCCTCATTCCTGTAAGGGCTTTTCTCGAAAAGTTGCTTCAAGGCAAATGGGGACCGTTGACACCTAGGCAGGAAGAGTTCCTTCGTTACTGTTTGATCGGCGTGAGTCGAGAAATGATCCTTGTGGATGAATTGCTGGACTACACGCGACTGAAATCGGGAAAATTGACCCTGCGTCAAGAAAGGGTGGACCTACAGGAAGTTCTTCGAACAAGCCTTTTCCTTCTCAAAATCTTGGCCCAAACCAATCGCCTGACCATTGCCGTGGACATCCCTTTGGAGCCCGTTCCAATCCTGGGGGATTACAACAAGTTGCTGCGCATTTTTCATAATCTCTTTTCCAACGCGGTCAAATACAACCGACCGGGAGGCCATGTGACGGTTCGAGGCACGTGGGAAGGTCTTGAACGTTTTCGTGTGGCTGTGGAAGATACGGGGATCGGCATTCCCCAAGAAGATTTGCGGCGCATTTTTGACGACTTTTACCGCGTGGACGCAAGCGGATCGGTTGTGAGGGGTTCCGGTATCGGGTTGGCTGTGGTGAAGGAATTGGTGCATCTGCATAACGCCCAGCTGGATGTACAAAGCACCCTGGGTGTAGGAAGCATCTTTGCCATCACTTTTCCCGTGCTGGGGGATTCTCAGAATGACCGGAACCAGACATCGTCGTGAAACGTCGTGAGAACTTCAGGATGATTGGTTCGACCGGGTGCGGTTCAAGGGCACATCATGTAGCTCATGAGGGAAGGGAGTTGACGGTGGAAATTTTTACATTTTCCAAGAAAGGCGACGGTGGAGAGACAAGCCTGTTGACCGGGGAAAGGGTTTCCAAGGCAAGTCTAAGACCAGAGACCTACGGCACCTTGGATGAGGCCAGTTCCGTTTTGGGACTGGCCAAGGCTTTGAGCACCAATGACACGGTGCGCCATCTGGTGCACACCATTCAGGAGGATTTGATCCTTCTTGGAGCTCAACTGGCCTGCAGCGCCGAAGAACGCTGTAAGTGGAAGGTGGAAAACCACCATGTGCATCGGCTGGAACAATGGATCGAAGACCTGCAGCGAGAAGTGCCTCTTCCGCGGCATTTCGTGCTGCCAGGAACCAACGCCGTCAGCGCCGCTCTGGACATGGCGCGGACCGTTGTGCGGCGCGCCGAACGCCGTGCAGCAGGCATGAAGGAAGCCGGCATGCTGGAAGACCCGCTCGTCCAGGCTTACCTGAACCGCTTGGCCGACCTGTTGTTCACCTTGGCCCGATACGCCGAAAAACATCCTTGAGTGCCCCGGTTCATGAAAGCTTGTGCCACAAAAAATCATAAAAGAAAGAGAAAAAAAACGAAAAAAACCAAGAGATCAAAGGCCGACGTTTTCCCTCTTTTTTCATAAATTCCTTTTCCTTCCCCGAAATTTTCCTTTTTCGAACTTGCCATACGGCTCAAAGATCTTTATGAAATGTTAGCACTCGGCGGAAGCGAGTGCTAACATCATTTCAAGGTTTACAAGGAGTGAGAAGCCATGAAGTTACGTCCACTGCATGACCGAGTGATCGTCAAACGTTTGGAGGAAGAGGAACGGACCCAAGGCGGTATCATCATCCCTGACACGGCCAAGGAAAAGCCTCAGCAAGGCAAGGTTTTGGCCGTGGGTAAAGGGAAGCTCTTGGACAAGGGCGATGTGGTTCCCTTGATGGTCAAGGAAGGTGACCGAGTGCTCTTTTCCAAGTATGCCGGCACGGAAGTCAAGGTGGAAGGCGAAGAGCTTCTCATTATGCGTGAAGACGACATTCTGGCCATTCTCGACTGATCGCATGGATGAGGAGGAGGCATCATGGCAGCGAAGGAAATCAAATACTACGGTGAAGCCCGTTCCAAGATTTTAAAGGGCGTTGACATCTTGGCCGATGCGGTCAAGGTGACTTTGGGTCCCAAGGGCCGTAATGTGGTCATTGAGAAAACCTTTGGATCGCCCACGGTAACGAAGGATGGTGTCACGGTCGCCAAGGAAATCGAGCTTGAGGACAAGTTCCTCAACATGGGCGCGCAAATGGTCAAAGAAGTGGCCAGCAAGACCAGTGATGTGGCGGGAGATGGTACCACCACGGCCACCATTTTGGCGCAGGCCATTGCGCATGAAGGTTTCAAGTTGGTGGCGGCCGGCCATAATCCCATGGCTTTAAAGCGCGGCATTGAAAAGGCGGTGGCCAAAGCCGTTGAGGCCCTCAAGGAAATGAGCAAGCCCACCAAGGACCAGAGGGAAATCGCTCAGGTAGGGACCATTTCCGCCAACAATGACGCCACCATCGGAGACATCATTGCCGAAGCCATGAACAAGGTCGGCAAAGAAGGTGTCATCACGGTGGAAGAAGCCAAGGGCATGGAAACCACTCTGGATGTGGTGGAAGGTATGCAGTTCGACCGGGGCTATATTTCCCCGTACTTTGTCACCGATCCCGAAAAGATGGAAGTGATCCTGGAAGATGCTTACATCCTCTGCCATGAAAAGAAGATCAGCGGCATGAAGGATTTGCTGCCCATTCTGGAGCAGATCGCCAAGATGGGCAAGCCGCTGCTCATTATTGCCGAGGATGTGGAAGGCGAAGCCCTGGCCACCTTGGTGGTGAACAAACTGCGCGGCACCTTAAAGGTATGCGCCGTGAAGGCTCCAGGCTTTGGGGATCGTCGCAAGGCCATGTTGCAGGACATTGCCATTTTGACCGGCGGTCAGGTGGTGTCCGAAGACCTGGGCGTCAAGTTGGAAAATGTGACCTTGAAGGATTTGGGATCCGCCAAACGTGTGGTGGTGGACAAAGACAACACCACGATTGTGGATGGGGCTGGATCCAAGGAAGCTATCGAGGCGCGGGTCAAGCAGATCCGTGTGCAGATCGAAGAAACCACCAGCGATTATGATCGCGAAAAACTCCAGGAACGCTTGGCCAAGCTGGTGGGTGGCGTGGCCGTGATTCGTGTGGGGGCGGCTACGGAAACGGAGATGAAGGAAAAGAAGGCCCGTGTGGAAGACGCTCTGAACGCCACCCGCGCCGCCGTGGAAGAAGGCATCGTGCCGGGTGGTGGTGTGGCCTTGCTGCGCTGCCAAAAGGCCTTGGAAGATCTGAAGCTCGAGGGTGAGGAAAAATTCGGCCTGGACATCGTGCGCAAGGCTTTGGAGGCGCCGTTGCGCCAGATTGCCGACAATGCCGGCCATGAAGGTTCCGTGGTGGTGGAAAGGGTGCGCGAAGGTGAAGGAGCCTTTGGCTTCAATGCAGAAAAAGAAATTTATGAAGACCTGATTGCAGCCGGGGTTATCGATCCCACCAAAGTGGTGCGTTTTGCTCTGCAAAATGCCGCCAGCGTCGCGTCCCTGCTGCTCACCACCGAAGCGATGATCGCCGAAAAACCCAAGGAAAAGAAGGAAAGCCCGACCCCGCCCATGGATGACATGTATTAATCCCAGGGCTATTCCTGGGCACTCCCAAGAACCCGGACTCTGTCCGGGTTCTTTTTTGTTGCACCTTCGGCGTCGATTTTGCTAAGCAACGGAACGCTGCACACCCAAATCCGTGCTGAAAAGCATGAAAGGAGGAGCCGCCATGGCTCGCGTCACAGTAGAAGATTGCCTCAAACAAGTAGAAAATCGGTTCGCCTTGGTGCATTTGGCGGTCCGTCGCGTTCTTCAGCTTCGCAAAGGGGCGCCCCCCCTTATCGATGCCCCGAAAAACAAAGAAGTGGTCATCGCCCTTCGCGAGATTGCCGCCGGAAAAGTGACACCCCAGAACATTCTGGAACTTGAAGCTCAAGAAGACCAAACCGGTGAGCTTGCTCGGCGTCGTCGCATTGCTTCCAGTTCCGAAGAGATTCAGGAAGTCCTGGAAGAGTCGGCTCAGAGCGGGTCGTTGGAAGAGACCATGGAAGAGGCCGTAGCCGAGGAAAGTCGAAAACAGGACGAAGAGCTCGATTGAAGCGTCGCCGTCAAAGCCCATGGAGTGAAGCTGGAATGGGAAACCGGAGCGTCATGACTTGTTTGGAAAAGCGGGAATGGCTCAATCGAACGGCGGTGGCTTTGGACGATCTTCTCTCCCGGGGTCGAGCTCTGGAAGAAGCGGGGCTGATTCACGATGCCGTGGATTTTTATGAAAAGGCTCAGGCGAGGAGTGAACTGGAACGACTGTTGCCCTTGGCCCTAGAGGAAGGGGATGCTTTTCTTTTTGTTCGCCTGCACCGGCTTCTGAAAAAGGATCCTTCCCCTGAACAGTGGGAAATCCTGGCGCAACGGGCGGAAGCACTGGGAAAAAACCTTTATGCACAGCGTGCACGGCAGCACCTTGCTTGACAAGCGGCCCCACCATGCTTATGGAACCTTCGGTTTTGCCGTCCTTTGAAAGAAACCCTAAAGAGCTTTTCAAACACAGGTGATGGCGACGATGGCATCGACCCGGGACTATTACGAGATCCTTGGTGTTTCTCGCAACGCCAGCGAAGAAGAAATCAAGAAGGCTTATCGAAAGCTGGCCCTTCAATACCACCCCGATCGCAATCCGGGGGACAAGGAAGCGGAGGAACGGTTCAAGGAAGCGGCGGAAGCTTACGAAGTGCTTCGAGATCCTCAAAAACGTCAATTATACGACCAATTCGGTCATGAAGGACTACGTGGGGCCGGCTTTCAAGGTTTTCAAGGATTTGAGGATATTTTCAGTTCCTTCGGGGACATCTTTCAGGAGTTTTTTTCCTTCAATTTTGGGACGTCTCAAAGGCCGAGAACCAGCGCTCGACCTGGAAACGATCTCCTTTACGAGCTGGAAATTTCCTTTGAAGAAGCTGTTTTTGGCACCGAAAAGGATTTGGAAATCGATACGTACCGGCAGTGCGAACGCTGCGGAGGCAACGGATCGGAGCCGGGATCTTCGGAAAGCACATGCCCCTTGTGTCGAGGGCGGGGACAGGTGGTGCAAAGTCAAGGGTTTTTCCGTATTGCCACCACATGCACGCGCTGCCATGGCGCCGGCCGTGTGATCACAACCCCTTGTCGCGATTGTGGCGGGCAAGGACGACTCCGATGCGTGAAAAAAGTGCATGTAAAAGTGCCGCCGGGTGTGGATTCCGGAACACGGCTCCGTTTGCGTGGTGAAGGCGAAAGCGGTTATCGCGGGGGTATGGCGGGGGATCTGTACGTGCGGCTGAAAGTACGGCCTCACGAAATTTTTGAACGGGACGGCAACGACCTCTATGCCAAGATCTCCGTCTCTTTCGTGCAAGCCATCCTGGGCGACCAGGTTCTCTTGAAGACTTTGGATGGCGAAAAGATCATCAAGATTGAACCGGGCACACAGCCCGGAACAGTGCTTAAGTTTCATGGGGAAGGGGTGCCTTCTCTTCGAGGTTACGGACGAGGCGACCTCTTTGTCCAAGTGGATGTCACCATTCCCTCCAAAATCACGCCCCGCCAAAAAGAGCTTCTTCAGGAATTTCTGGCCATTGAGGAAGAAAAGGCCGAAAAAAAAGGTCGTAAGTGGCCGTGGACCAAGCGACATCAAGACAAGAACCGAGTCGCAGGGGAAGCCGCCCGCTAAGGTTCGAGTACCGTTAAGATCGATGCTGAGGATGCCGCCTTTCCTAGGGGGACGCGTAGGAGCGTCCGTTCGGGTTGCCGAAGGGTAAGGACAGTGAGAGGCGGAATCTGTGGGGACGATTGACGGAAAAAGAGGGTGCGGCTTTTCTGAAAAGTTGTGGGGCGGACTCATGGTTCGCCCCTACAGGGTGTTGGTTTTGGGCGGATCCATGGATCCGTCCCTACAGGGCAATGATTTTGGGTGGCTATATTGTTGCGCCTTGACGGGTTCCAAAGAATCTGAAGACGTCGATTTTGGTGTCGTTTTGGCGGATAAGATCTTATGGTGCCACAGCAAGTCCTTGGTGTGCCGCTGAAACCGGCGGCTGCTTATGGGCCAAGAGGTAAGGAGTGCCGATCGTGTGGGGTGACCGTCAATCCGCCCAATACCGAGATTTTCATGCCACAGCCCTCTATTGTCCGCGATGTCGGCAGGCCATGCCGGTGCGAAGTCGCCTTCTTTTGATTCTTCCTGACGGGGAACTTCACGAATACTTGTGTGCGGTGTGTGCTACTTCCGTAGGCACGAAGACTGTCAGACAAGAGCGTGAAGCTCGCATCTATGTGGCCTAATCAAGCCGCGTTAAATAGCTCGAATCATTTCATGAGCCTGAATGTGCAAAGAGGTGAACAAGGATGATTGAAGCCCAAGGTTTGACCAAGTGGTATGGAACGGTTCCGGCCATTCAGGATGTGAGTTTTGAAATCGCCAAGGGCGAGGTGGTAGGGTTTTTGGGTCCCAATGGTGCCGGTAAATCCACCACCATTCGCATTCTCACGTGTTTCATGCCGCCTACAGCCGGATCCGCCAAGGTGGACGGCTTGGACTGCCTGGAAAACTCTTTGGAAGTCCGCCGGCGCATTGGATATCTGCCAGAAAACGTTCCTTTATATAACGAAATGACGGTGTGTCGGTTCCTTTCCTTTGTAGCCCAAGTCAAAGGGGTTCCTTGGAAAAGCATGACAAAGGAAGTGGAACGGGTCGTGGCCGTGTGCGGCTTGGAAGCAGTCCGCAACCGGATCATCGGAAATCTTTCCAAAGGCTACCGACAAAGGGTGGGATTGGCCCAGGCGTTGGTGGGAAACCCCCCGGTGCTCATCTTAGATGAACCCACCATTGGGTTGGATCCCACCCAGATCGTGGAAATTCGAAAACTCATTCAGGATTTGGGACAAGACCACACGGTGCTGCTGAGCAGCCATATTTTGCCTGAAGTGGCTCAAATTTGCCAAAGGGTGCTCATTATCAACAAGGGCCGCATCGTGGCCACGGATGCTCCGCAAGCCCTCACGTCCCAATTGCAAAAGTCGG
Proteins encoded in this window:
- a CDS encoding glycosyltransferase, whose protein sequence is MIYWVISILGLCTGFAVPAWWCARQWRKDLQGPRRVVLTGGGTGGHVNPALAIAEAVKKREPDARFLYVGVAGKAEAVIVKRAGMPLRFVSSRGLPGLRPSLTLVRFGVALALGLVQSLWILATFRPHWIIATGGYVSAPIVMAGLVLKALGIGPVKIFLHEQNSVPGQMNLLLGRYADLVFLTFPQTLAYFPKNGCVVGYPVRHSILEIPREEARQRLSFSLPQGRKVVFIFGGSQGARTINRAVVDALAVLSQHRDKIFVIHGMGLAASEDYHAVQDTEALLKARYDEETLASFGDFYYRQDYFHNIAEVYAVSDLIVCRSGAGSLNELARLGKPSLLIPKANLPGDHQVMNARAMKRARAAEVLFEDTVVEKGELQDRIDGEVLAAKILELLDDEAGLKEMSEKSRQFFRKQAAARILSELYGDRTFDNGWSTQPLETLSPLLTNNQLLRRLQKVYEADPTGYDPEHLSGISEDLAYYRYRAAALLVHPSWAVRNLGVKLIGLTRYQEKTGTLLHMLLDRTPASRLERWFGGDFKQVGFIRRNVIAALMVLNRLDPSVEQALMTAMEDPYYEVRAQACRAVSHFGRYLAGKEPWLKVLLKKLDDRCFEVKVEAARALGEVGTDGRALEALLKLGEAFHWQVRNAALMGVRRLMERQVIWPCEELSQKLSRFILTAPDFRPHFVIRENFNAVMQLCRRRGSMSRAADETEPGIVVRKKT
- the mraY gene encoding phospho-N-acetylmuramoyl-pentapeptide-transferase, coding for MIYELANAILESWQVFSFLRLINYLTFRAIMAALTGAAFVFVFSRPFILHMHRKGFQDQHRETGLATHDKSGTPTMGGVLIVGAVVFSMGLWGNWRNPFLQWPMLAMLWHALMGFADDYRKIVKKSGNRGLSERTKLALQSLFSGGFAWIMVGPLSPVGQDMAVRLYVPFVKVPLFTLHPLVYALFIFLFVIFVSNAVNITDGLDGLAITPSLFVMGVLGVFAYVQGNTIYSAYLFYPYLKGVGELTVFGAAFIGAGLGFLWYNAYPAQIFMGDTGSLAIGGTMAVVSVLLKQEFLFPILGGLFVAEALSSQIQDKIGVRWLGRRIFYRAPLHHDLQHRGIAETKVVIRLWIISGLLALVALATLKIR
- a CDS encoding UDP-glucose/GDP-mannose dehydrogenase family protein, which encodes MKIAVIGTGYVGLVSGTCFAEFGHQVSCIDIDIQKIQRLREGQVPIYEPGLQPMVEKNSAAGRLTFDFEFDPYIGEADVIFIAVGTPASRRGDGYADLSYVFEAARAIAPRLRDYTVVVNKSTVPVGTARQVARIIAQENPKADFDVASNPEFLREGAAIADFMRPDRVVLGVESPRAEERLRAIYRPLYLIETPFVITTIETAELIKYASNAFLATKISFINEMANLCEEVGADVHAVAKGMGLDGRIGKKFLHPGPGYGGSCFPKDTLALLRIAQEHGVACRIVEAVVEVNAAQKARMVRKIRAALGGSEAGKVIAVLGLAFKPETDDMREAPALTIIPALMEHGAIVRAHDPQAMKEAAKLLPEVIYCSSPYEACKGAHCVVLLTEWNEYRALDLPRLKSLLAEPVFVDLRNVYEPDQMKALGFRYDCVGRRVPESRNPGRH
- a CDS encoding PAS domain S-box protein, giving the protein MRRWSLRTKIFAAIVGVTAVSLTITAGFLFRHATRLVRSKTIDELSTASATVAHFVEHNLEDALRQLETCAAPGLQKRSDTETNPEQGTDVSLKPSFLAVSRHLFHTFPWIVATAYRDTNGQILLSHGDERLLATSLEACEPLALFPKGCFIRAFEQADAGKVYVELGLSRIEGGSPWTFVVDMSSLTETAPVPQRLFNDLVVVLGKLGRADTLVVKSASWADKKLQEDLAVRLGQIFLGARKPDPGSITVEAQEILVAFSHLPKVRWPLAMAVPSSHAGLPSSALLSGVAWACSLSVLLSLVVAWLAASRLMQPLRRLQEAFHEFSQGHWNVQVPVTSGDEIAELTDGFNQGVVFLNTQHRKLKRFQTVVHHAQDAVVLCSSKGSFVYANPSAYEFFGFQRREDIVLTRLHDRVCTVDRERFENTVWPLMLQGPWEGEVHFCRQDGKVQVGWLRAGVVPEGTGEPNFVYAIIRDITDRKATEEALRTAEEYYRTLFRTSRDAIVVTDPSEIIVDVNEPAFPCIFGYTRQEILGRSIIDLMAEESRASTAPFPEATKEADRVTVKWRRKDGSLFQGEATLSTLKNAKDHWLGYVRVIRDVSEREGFLEKLERAYQDLKSLDELKDKFLAGVSHDLRTPLIPVRAFLEKLLQGKWGPLTPRQEEFLRYCLIGVSREMILVDELLDYTRLKSGKLTLRQERVDLQEVLRTSLFLLKILAQTNRLTIAVDIPLEPVPILGDYNKLLRIFHNLFSNAVKYNRPGGHVTVRGTWEGLERFRVAVEDTGIGIPQEDLRRIFDDFYRVDASGSVVRGSGIGLAVVKELVHLHNAQLDVQSTLGVGSIFAITFPVLGDSQNDRNQTSS
- a CDS encoding cob(I)yrinic acid a,c-diamide adenosyltransferase, whose protein sequence is MEIFTFSKKGDGGETSLLTGERVSKASLRPETYGTLDEASSVLGLAKALSTNDTVRHLVHTIQEDLILLGAQLACSAEERCKWKVENHHVHRLEQWIEDLQREVPLPRHFVLPGTNAVSAALDMARTVVRRAERRAAGMKEAGMLEDPLVQAYLNRLADLLFTLARYAEKHP
- the groES gene encoding co-chaperone GroES translates to MKLRPLHDRVIVKRLEEEERTQGGIIIPDTAKEKPQQGKVLAVGKGKLLDKGDVVPLMVKEGDRVLFSKYAGTEVKVEGEELLIMREDDILAILD